The following are from one region of the Biomphalaria glabrata chromosome 12, xgBioGlab47.1, whole genome shotgun sequence genome:
- the LOC106062489 gene encoding RING-type E3 ubiquitin-protein ligase PPIL2-like, protein MGKKQHQKDKLYLTTKEWKHEWGGYKGIQNTGESVKFRRLPYYCCSISLQPFENPLCTNEGVIFDLMSIIPFLKKYGVNPATGEKMVAKDLVKLNFHKNSQGQYHCPITFKVFNENAHIVAIKTTGNVYSYEAVERLNIKPCHWKDLLTDEPFVRKNIITIQDPTNIEKFNLQSFYHIKKNLKITDDDDANPRDNVRVLNNEAKSALEELEREFKPSPFLAKKEEEIKKADKFNAAHYSTGQVAASFTSTAMDRHTEFVPDIIHEDVLRYERVKKKGYVRLITNLGPLSLELHCDMVPKTCENFIKHCLNGYYKNTKFHRSIRNFMIQGGDPEGTGMGGQSIWNTPFKDEIKPNLTHTGRGILSMANSGPNTNKSQFFITFRSCRHLDGKHSVFGRVVGGLKTLDAMEAVETDKKDKPKTDIILEDCVVFTDPYEEADEQLKKEREEEQEKQQKETEQVLKKKKPSEETSIKVYKQGVGKYINSSSVKRALAASTEDETDSKKKKKTYEFGNFTSW, encoded by the exons ATGGGGAAAAAGCAACACCAAAAGGATAAGTT ATACTTGACTACAAAGGAATGGAAACATGAATGGGGAGGTTACAAAGGTATACAAAACACAGGGGAAAGTGTCAAGTTTCGCAGATTACCTTATTACTGCTGCAG tatTTCACTTCAACCTTTTGAGAATCCACTGTGCACTAATGAAGGAGTCATCTTTGATTTAAT GAGTATAAtcccatttttaaaaaagtatggtGTCAATCCAGCAACTGGAGAG AAAATGGTAGCTAAGGATCTTGTCAAATTGAATTTTCACAAAAATTCTCAAGGCCAGTACCATTGTCCAATCACCTTCAAAGTTTTCAACGAGAATGCACATATAGTAGCCATCAAAACCACTGGCAATGTATATTCTTATGAG GCTGTTGAGAGACTTAATATCAAGCCATGCCATTGGAAAGATCTTCTGACAGATGAGCCGTTTGTCAGGAAAAATATAATCACAATACAG gatccAACAAACATAGAAAAATTTAACCTTCAGTCCTTTTATCATATTAAAAAGAATCTCAAGATCACAGACGAtg ATGATGCTAACCCTCGAGACAATGTCAGAGTCTTGAATAATGAGGCCAAGTCTGCATTAGAAGAGTTGGAAAGAGAATTTAAACCCTCTCCATTTTTG gccaaaaaggaagaagaaataaagaagGCTGACAAATTTAATGCT GCCCATTATTCCACTGGTCAGGTGGCTGCTTCCTTCACATCTACTGCAAtggacagacacacagagtttGTTCCTG ATATCATTCATGAGGATGTACTTAGGTATGAGAGAGTGAAGAAGAAAGGCTATGTCAGATTGATAACAAACTTGGGTCCTCTCAGCCTGGAGCTGCACTGTGACATG GTTCCGAAAACATGTGAAAATTTTATCAAGCACTGTTTAAATGGTTATTACAAGAACACTAAGTTTCATAGATCAATTAGAAATTTTATG ATCCAGGGTGGAGATCCAGAAGGAACAGGAATGG GAGGACAGTCAATATGGAACACTCCTTTTAAAGATGAAATAAAGCCAAATTTAACTCATACAGGCAGAGGGATCTTAAGCATGGCCAACAGTGGCCCCAATACAAACAAATCTCAGTT CTTTATAACATTTCGATCCTGTCGCCACCTGGATGGCAAGCACTCTGTATTTGGAAG GGTTGTAGGGGGCCTGAAAACATTGGATGCAATGGAAGctgtagaaacagacaaaaaagaTAAGCCCAAG ACTGATATAATCCTTGAGGACTGTGTTGTATTCACTGACCCATATGAAGAAGCAGATGAGCAG CTGAAAAAGGAGCGTGAAGAAGAACAAGAGAAGCAACAAAAGGAAACAGAACAGGTGCTGAAGAAGAAAAAACCATCAGAAGAAACAAGCATTAAAGTGTATAAACAAGGAGTTGGGAAATACATCAACTCTTCCTCTGT AAAAAGAGCACTGGCTGCCAGTACAGAAGATGAAACAGAttctaaaaagaagaaaaaaacatacgAGTTTGGAAATTTCACCTCTTGGTAG
- the LOC106062487 gene encoding uncharacterized protein LOC106062487, with product MPEIALGEKFSSFDSLKDAIDRYQKANNVQLIVKDSKLLGRIVKTMPKLMDVVNKDIVYYRLAYACEYHGEFRSKGKEKPNHISKRRGCPMRILLRLAEDLHHLVVYEMLEQHNHPLEMREETKVPKQQMFRMARVNSSHYMLTKLEEGEGGQMVDIETSFGTQIFEDEEGHDVVGSPDKASSSNDTTTPRLIGNATKRLLTPSEMKTCDAMQDLKRKKLALQNRKLELEAKKLELENRKLEMELKLLEKRFEEGEQNVNGNTYYVSHVIDEKDNITDGTPLFSTSAAEVIKSLTGRGQPFQIITQ from the exons ATGCCTGAAATAGCGCTTGGAGaaaaattttcttcttttgatAGTTTAAAAGATGCTATTGATCGCTATCAAAAAGCTAACAATGTTCAGCTAATTGTTAAAGACTCTAAGCTACTTGGAAGAATAGTCAAGACGATGCCCAAACTAATGGATGTGGTCAATAAAGACATAGTTTACTATCGACTGGCATATGCCTGTGAGTATCATGGAGAGTTCAGATccaaaggaaaagaaaaaccaAACCACAT ATCAAAAAGGAGAGGGTGCCCCATGAGGATATTGCTCAGGCTTGCAGAGGACCTGCACCACCTCGTTGTCTATGAGATGCTGGAGCAGCATAACCATCCCCTGGAGATGCGTGAGGAGACCAAAGTTCCCAAACAGCAAATGTTTCGAATGGCTAGAGTGAATTCCTCTCACTACATGCTGACTAAACTAGAAGAGGGTGAGGGAGGCCAGATGGTGGACATTGAAA ccaGCTTTGGCACCCAAATATTCGAAGATGAAGAGGGACATGATGTTGTGGGTAGTCCAGATAAAGCATCGTCATCTAACGATACAACTACTCCAAGACTAATTGGAAATGCAACAAAAAGACTGCTCACGCCTAGTGAAATGAAAACATGTGACGCAATGCAGGATCTTAAACGTAAAAAGCTAGCTCTTCAAAATCGTAAGCTCGAGCTGGAGGCCAAAAAGCTAGAGCTTGAAAACAGAAAACTAGAAATGGAGCTGAAACTGCTGGAGAAAAGGTTCGAGGAAGGAGAACAAAATGTGAACGGCAACACTTACTATGTGTCCCATGTCATTGATGAAAAAGACAATATTACCGATGGAACTCCACTGTTTTCTACTTCTGCAGCTGAAGTGATTAAGTCTTTAACAGGAAGGGGACAGCCGTTTCAAATAATCACACAGTAA
- the LOC106062488 gene encoding uncharacterized protein LOC106062488, with amino-acid sequence MSGSKTSKSQETDKKGDKIDIDRIEPALRIEIIKRIELNAEFDSFLELRDAIDRYQKENSVQLIVKDSKLLKAESTRKIMPKVYHLVNQSLMYHSIIYCCKCHGELKQKPNTRIKNAGQKRLNCPMYIRFKLTPDLQKLTLFDMYETHNHSKDTNTIQMTPRQQVYKISKMKRKRTTNDNDGNNDREDEKQRENTVSQEDETKKEVLPEKLPRRSARMKARFDNDDLIKEEEYISDCKVTFEKEVQHSHLSDSPLDSDSDTSDSDEEEIRKHRQLLPFPIRLIGSAIKSSPELLMSTKQLIEIQKSNLLLEKQKLILETKHLELANAKLELEVRILRKNLAVELASSSNTRDRTIYLQS; translated from the exons ATGTCTGGTTCTAAAACTAGTAAATCTCAAGAAACTGACAAGAAAGGTGACAAAATAGACAtcgacagaatagaaccagctCTCAGAATTGAAATCATCAAGAGGATTGAACTGAATGCTGAGTTTGACTCATTTCTGGAACTGAGAGATGCTATTGACAGATACCAAAAAGAAAACTCTGTGCAACTGATTGTCAAAGATTCTAAACTTTTAAAGGCTGAATCCACAAGAAAG ATTATGCCCAAAGTCTATCACTTAGTCAATCAGAGCTTGATGTATCACTCTATCATCTATTGTTGCAAGTGTCATGGAGAACTTAAACAAAAGCCAAATACTAGGATTAAGAATGCTGG ACAGAAACGACTTAACTGTCCGATGTATATACGATTCAAGTTAACCCCTGATCTCCAGAAATTAACATTATTTGATATGTATGAAACACACAACCATAGCAAAGATACCAACACAATTCAGATGACTCCAAGGCAACAGGTTTATAAAATTTCCAAAATGAAACGTAAACGAACAACTAATGATAATGATGGGAACAATGACAGAGAGGatgaaaaacagagagagaataCAGTTTCTCAAGaggatgaaacaaaaaaag AAGTGTTGCCTGAAAAACTTCCAAGAAGGTCAGCAAGAATGAAAGCTCGATTTGACAATGATGACTTGATCAAAGAAGAGGAATACATATCAGACTGTAAAGTAACATTTGAAAAAGAAGTGCAGCATAGCCACCTTTCTGATTCTCCACTAGATTCAGATTCAGATACTTCAGATTCAGACGAGGAAGAGATTCGCAAACATCGTCAGCTTTTACCCTTTCCAATTAGACTGATTGGCTCAGCAATCAAAAGCTCCCCAGAACTGTTGATGAGTACTAAACAGCTCATAGAAATTCAGAAATCAAATCTTTTGCTTGAGAAGCAAAAATTGATTCTTGAAACAAAACACTTGGAGTTAGCTAATGCTAAGTTAGAACTGGAAGTAAGAATTCTAAGAAAAAATCTAGCAGTTGAACTTGCAAGCTCTTCTAATACCAGGGACAGGACAATATATTTACAGTCTTaa